In Methanooceanicella nereidis, a single window of DNA contains:
- a CDS encoding 30S ribosomal protein S6e, with protein sequence MADFKLVVSDPKTGKAYKFDVTGAKSNKFVGKEIGSEIEGETAGLPGYTLMITGGSDKTGIPMRNDLPGQVRRKLLVAGGVGYDPKTQGIRRRKLFRGNEISSELVQINAKITAYGDKPIEELLPKEEPKK encoded by the coding sequence ATGGCAGATTTCAAGTTAGTAGTTTCAGACCCTAAGACCGGAAAGGCATACAAGTTCGATGTTACCGGCGCAAAATCCAACAAGTTCGTCGGTAAGGAGATCGGCTCCGAGATCGAAGGAGAGACCGCAGGTCTTCCGGGTTACACGCTCATGATCACCGGTGGCTCCGATAAGACTGGCATCCCGATGAGGAACGACCTCCCCGGACAGGTCCGCAGGAAGCTTCTCGTAGCGGGCGGCGTCGGATACGATCCAAAGACCCAGGGCATAAGAAGGAGAAAGCTTTTCAGGGGTAACGAGATCAGCAGCGAGCTCGTCCAGATCAACGCAAAGATCACCGCATACGGCGATAAGCCCATAGAAGAGCTTTTACCGAAGGAAGAGCCCAAGAAATAA